In one Epinephelus lanceolatus isolate andai-2023 chromosome 19, ASM4190304v1, whole genome shotgun sequence genomic region, the following are encoded:
- the esm1 gene encoding endothelial cell-specific molecule 1 translates to MRKLTRAKPCAKQSCSSLITIQPDAPEVTPLKSPRGAPLLRLFFPRHPKRQQPFHELSTPHPVMSFLLITVLSSLIVRDAEAWGANVKYAVNCPDRCNAERCGGTQRCTRTVLDDCGCCQVCAAGRGEHCYRTVSGMHGVKCGPGLFCEFYKDEDDYGDEYGICKDCLYGTYGVECRKTCNCKGGICDRETGACLTLRFFAKIASKLKTETQEGGEVGSGEVSTAQNSVQHTDRSTAPKRLNPR, encoded by the exons ATGAGGAAATTGACGAGGGCAAAGCCATGTGCAAAACAAAGTTGTTCATCGCTGATAACCATACAACCTGATGCACCAGAGGTCACTCCGCTCAAGTCTCCCAGAGGTGCTCCGCTTCTCCGGCTCTTCTTCCCGAGACATCCCAAAAGACAGCAGCCCTTCCACGAGCTCTCCACGCCGCATCCAGTCATGTCTTTTCTCCTCATCACAGTGTTGTCCTCACTCATAGTGCGAGATGCTGAGGCGTGGGGCGCCAATGTCAAGTACGCGGTGAACTGCCCCGACAGATGCAACGCGGAGCGGTGCGGCGGGACGCAGCGGTGCACACGGACCGTCCTGGATGACTGCGGCTGTTGCCAGGTCTGTGCAGCCGGCAGAGGGGAGCACTGTTACCGCACGGTGTCGGGGATGCACGGGGTGAAGTGCGGACCGGGATTATTCTGCGAGTTCTACAAGGATGAGGACGATTATGGAGACGAGTATGGGATTTGCAAAG ACTGCTTGTATGGAACCTACGGGGTTGAGTGCCGCAAGACATGCAACTGCAAAGGTGGCATATGTGACAGGGAGACAGGAGCTTGCCTCACCCTCAGATTCTTTGCCAAAATTGCCAGCAAGCTCAAGACTGAGACTCAAGAAG GGGGAGAGGTGGGCTCAGGAGAGGTCAGCACTGCCCAGAACTCAGTTCAACACACGGACAGATCCACTGCTCCAAAGCGACTCAACCCTCGCTGA